From one Bacteroidales bacterium genomic stretch:
- a CDS encoding DUF1987 domain-containing protein, translated as MIYPLFIEETEDSPRVLFDPAKGIFSISKKSLPEDAVRFYDTVLEWFKMYIDEPNEETLFRFNFEYYSTSTAKQISKLMFLLEKLSKRSKVKIIWNFKEGDMDMEAAGNRYKQLIDADIEVVQDSE; from the coding sequence ATGATCTATCCATTGTTTATAGAAGAAACAGAAGATTCTCCACGAGTATTGTTTGATCCTGCGAAAGGAATATTTTCCATATCTAAAAAAAGTTTACCGGAGGATGCTGTTAGGTTTTATGATACCGTTTTGGAATGGTTCAAAATGTATATTGATGAACCTAATGAAGAGACTCTTTTTAGATTTAATTTTGAGTACTATTCAACCAGCACGGCGAAACAAATATCTAAACTGATGTTTTTATTAGAAAAGTTGAGTAAACGTAGCAAGGTTAAGATAATATGGAACTTTAAAGAAGGTGACATGGATATGGAGGCAGCTGGAAATCGATATAAACAATTAATAGATGCAGATATTGAAGTTGTGCAGGATTCAGAATAA
- a CDS encoding DUF1987 domain-containing protein, which produces MTPLIYEGTEDTPKVVLDVDADEFLISQRSLPEDAFLFYKPIFRWLEEYAKNPKKKTVFRFELEYFNTSSAKQLSKIFVFLKSIKEEVEVIWCYYDDDTDMLNSGKRFEKLTNIDFKMEVLPVVEDDDFRIITE; this is translated from the coding sequence ATGACACCATTAATTTATGAAGGAACAGAGGATACTCCTAAAGTTGTTTTGGACGTAGATGCCGATGAGTTTTTAATATCTCAACGCTCTTTGCCCGAGGATGCATTTCTGTTTTACAAACCTATTTTTAGATGGTTGGAAGAATATGCTAAGAATCCAAAGAAGAAAACGGTTTTTCGGTTTGAATTGGAATACTTTAATACCTCTTCTGCTAAACAACTATCCAAAATTTTTGTCTTTTTGAAAAGTATAAAAGAGGAGGTAGAGGTTATATGGTGTTATTATGATGACGATACAGATATGTTAAATAGTGGTAAAAGATTTGAAAAACTTACCAATATTGACTTTAAAATGGAAGTTCTACCTGTGGTAGAAGATGATGATTTTAGAATAATAACAGAGTAA